CGGCATGGTCCTGCACCAGGGCAAGATCGCCGAAATGGGCACGGGTGAGGGTAAAACGCTGATGGCGACCCTGCCGGTCTACCTGAACGGCTTGTCGGGCAAGGGCGTGCACGTCATTACCGTCAACGATTACCTGGCCCAGCGCGATGCGGACCAGATGGGCCAGCTGTACGGCTGGCTGGGCCTGACCACCGGCGTCAACCTGTCGCAGCTCGACCACGACAGCAAGCAGAAGGCCTACGGTTCCGACATCACCTACGGTACCAACAACGAATTCGGCTTCGACTACCTGCGCGACAATATGGTCTACGATGCGCGCGAACGCGTGCAGCGCGGGCTCAATTTTTCGGTGGTCGACGAGGTCGACTCGATCCTGATCGACGAGGCGCGTACGCCGCTGATCATTTCGGGCCAGGCCGAGAACCACACCGACCTGTACCACCGCCTGAACGAACTGCCGCCCAAGCTGGTCCAGCAGATCGGCGAGGAAACCCCGGACGGCAAGGGCAAGATCGAAGTCCCGGGCGACTACCTGAAGGACGAAAAAGCGCATACCGTGCTGCTGACCGAATCGGGCCACGAGCACGCCGAGGCGATCCTGACCGAGATGGGCCTGCTGCCCGAAGGCGCTTCGCTGTACGACGCCGCCAACATCACCCTGATCCACCACCTGTATGCGGCGCTGCGCGCCCACGTCCTTTACCACAAGGACCAGCACTACGTGGTGCAGAACAACGAAGTCGTGATCGTCGACGAATTCACCGGCCGCCTGATGACGGGCCGCCGCTGGTCGGACGGCCTGCACCAGGCAGTCGAAGCGAAAGAAGGCGTGCGGATCCAGAACGAGAACCAGACCCTGGCCTCGATCACCTTCCAGAACTACTTCCGCATGTACGCCAAGCTGGCCGGCATGACCGGTACCGCCGACACCGAAGCCTTCGAATTCCAGGAAATCTACAGCCTGGAAACCGTCGTGGTGCCGCCGAACCGTCCGTCGCAGCGCAAGGACCGCCAGGACCAGGTCTACAAGACGTCCGAAGAAAAGTACAACGCGATGTTGAACGACATCCGCGACTGCTACGAGCGCGGCCAGCCGGTACTGGTCGGCACCACCTCGATCGAGAACTCCGAGATGCTGTCCGGGATCCTGACCAAGGCCGGCTTGCAGCACAACGTCCTGAACGCGAAGCAGCACGCCCGCGAAGCGGAGATCATCGCCCAGGCCGGCCGTCCGAAGATGATCACCATCGCCACCAATATGGCCGGCCGCGGTACCGACATCGTCCTGGGCGGCAATGTGGGCAAGCAGATCCAGCTGATCGAAGCCGATGCCAACCTGTCGCCGGAGCAGAAGGCCACCCAGTCGCAGAAGCTGCGCGACGAATGGCAATCGCTGCACGATCACGTGGTCAATGCCGGCGGCCTGCACATCATCGGCACCGAGCGCCACGAATCGCGCCGGGTCGACAACCAGCTGCGCGGCCGTTCGGGCCGCCAGGGCGACCCGGGTTCTTCGCGCTTCTACCTGTGCCTCGATGACGCGCTGCTGCGCATCTTCGCCGGCGACCGCGTGCGCGCCATCATGGACCGCCTCAAGATGCCGGAAGGCGAACCGATCGAGGCGGGCATCGTGTCTCGCTCGATCGAGTCGGCCCAGCGCAAGGTCGAGGCCCGCAACTTCGACATCCGCAAGCAGCTGCTCGAGTACGACGACGTCGCCAACGACCAGCGCAAGGTGATCTACACCCAGCGTAACGAACTGCTGGAGTCGACCGACATCAGCGAGATGATCAACTCGCTGCGCGTGGGCGTGTTCACCGACCTGGTGCGCGACTACGTGCCGGCCGAATCGGTCGAGGAACAGTGGGACGTCAAGACGCTGGAAACCACCCTGGCCTCGGAATGGAGCCTGGATGTGCCGCTGCAGCAGATGCTGCAGGACGAGCCGAACCTGAACGACGACGACATCCTCGAGCGCGTGCTGGCCGCGGCCGACGCCTCGTATGGCGCCAAGGTCGGCGTGGTGGGCAAGGAATCGTTCGGCGGCTTCGAGCGCAACGTCATGCTGCAGAGCGTGGACACCCACTGGCGCGAACACCTGGCGGCGCTGGACCACCTGCGCCAGGGCATCCACCTGCGCGGCTATGCGCAAAAGAACCCGAAGCAGGAATACAAGCGCGAGGCCTTCCAGCTGTTCAGCAATATGCTGGACCTGATCAAGAACGAAGTGATCCGCACCGTGATGACCGTGCGCATCCAGTCGCGCGAAGAAGTCGAGGCCGCCGAGGCGGCGATGGCGGCCCAGGCCGCGCAGCTGGAAAACGTCAACTACCAGCACGCCGACTTCAATCCGTCGGCGGCGCCGGAAGAGCTGCTCAATCCGAACCCGAACCGCAGCGGCGATGGCGAGGCCGTGTCGGCCGAGGACCACAACAGCTATATGGGCGTGAAGGTCGGCCGCAACGATCCATGCCCTTGCGGCAGCGGCAAGAAGTTCAAGCAGTGCCACGGCAAGCTGGCGTAAGCCGGCGCGTGGTGCGCAGATGAAAAACGGCCGGGGCGACCCGGCCGTTTTCATTTTTGCTGCGTAACAGAAACCTCGCAGCATCGTCGGGACGCTGGCGTTACAATAACGAATTCGACAATTTTTCCAACGAGATCACCATGGCCGTCAATTCCCCCCTGCCAGTCGCCGCCGACCTGAAGCCCGTCAACGGTGTCGAGATCGGCTTTGCCGAAGCCGGCATCAAGAAGCCGAACCGCAAGGACATCCTGATCATGAAGCTGGCCGAAGGCGCGACCGTCTCCGGCGTGTTCACCCTGAACCGCTTCTGCGCCGCGCCGGTACAGGTCAGCAAGGCCAACCTGGACGCCGTGAAGAACGGCGCCGCGCCGATCCGCGCGCTGGTGGTCAATACGGGTAATGCCAACGCTGGCACCGGCGAGCAGGGCCTGGCCAATGCGCAGGCCACCTGCCTTGAGGTGGCCAAGCTGCTGGGCCTCGAGGCCGGCCAGGTGCTGCCATTCTCGACCGGCGTGATCCTGGAACAGCTGCCGATGCAGAAGCTGCTGGCAGGCCTGCCGGCCGCCGCCACGAGCCTGAAGGCGGACAACTGGTTCAACGCCGCCGAGGCGATCATGACCACCGACACCCAGCCGAAGGCTGCCTCGCGCACCGTCACCATCGGCGGCCAGGAGGTGACCATGACCGGCATCAGCAAGGGCGCCGGCATGATCAAGCCGAATATGGCGACCATGCTCGGCTACCTGGCGATCGACGCCAAAGTGGCGCAGCCGGTGCTGGATGAACTGGTCCAGCACGCGGCCGACCATTCGTTCAATGCGATCACCATCGACGGCGATACTTCGACCAACGATTCCTTCATCGTGATCGCGACCGGCACTGGCGGATTGAATGTCGACAGCGCCAGCGGCGCCGACTACGAAGCGCTGAAGGAAGCCGTCACCGACATCTCGCGCAACCTGGCGCAGCAGATCATCCGCGACGGCGAAGGCGCGACCAAGTTCATGACCATCACGGTCGATGAAGGCCGCGATGTTGCCGAATGCCGCAAGATCGCCTACGCGATCGCCCACTCGCCGCTGGTCAAGACCGCCTTCTTCGCGTCCGACCCGAACCTGGGCCGCATCCTGGCCGCGGTCGGCTATGCCGGCGTGGACGACCTCGACGTCACCAAGCTCGACCTGTACCTGGACGATGTCTGGGTGGCGAAAGCAGGTGGCCGCAATCCGGACTACAAGGAAGAAGACGGTCAGCGCGTGATGAAGCAGTCCGAGATCACGGTGCGCGTCAAGCTGGCCCGCGGCGACGCCACGGCCACCGTCTGGACCTGCGACCTGTCGCACGACTACGTCTCGATCAACGCCGACTACCGTTCCTGATGACGCCGCTGGATCAATTCCTGCGGCGGGCGGAGGGCCTGCTCGAGCGCCTGGAGGCGGTGCTGCCGCCCGCCACGGCGCGCGAGCCCGACTGGAAGCGCAGCTTCGCCTTCCGCTGGCGCCGTCGCCCGAATGGCGGCGGCAACTACCTGCAGCCGGTGCTGCATGCGTCGACCATCGCCCTGGACGACCTGCATCACGTCGAGGCGCAAAAGCGCCAGATCGAGCAGAACACGCGCCAGTTCGTGGCGCATCGCCCGGCCAATAACGTCCTGCTGACCGGCGCGCGCGGCACCGGCAAATCGTCCCTGATCAAGGCCTGCCTGAACGCCTTCGCCGGCCAGGGCCTGCGCCTGATCGAGGTCGACAAGGCCGATCTTGCCGACCTGCCCGACATCATCGACCTGGTCGCCGGCCGGCCGGAGCGCTTCGTGGTCTTCTGCGACGACCTGTCGTTCGAAGAAGGGGAGGCGGGCTACAAGGCCTTGAAGGTGGCGCTCGACGGCAGCATCACGGCGCAGTCGGACAATGTGCTGATCTACGCGACCTCGAACCGGCGCCACCTGATGCCCGAGAAAATGTCGGACAATGCCAGCTACCGCCACGGCGAGGATGGCGACCTGCATCCGGGCGAGACGGTCGAAGAGAAGATCTCGCTGTCCGAACGCTTCGGCCTGTGGCTGTCCTTCTACCCGTTCCGCCAGGACGACTACCTGGCCATCGTCGGCCACTGGCTGGCCAGCTTCGGCTGCACCGGGCAGCAGATCGCCGCCGCGCGGCCGGAGGCCCTGCAATGGGCGCTGCAGCGCGGTTCGCGCTCGGGGCGCGTGGCCTGGCAATTCGCGAAGGACTATGCCGGCAAGCTGCCGGATGAAACAGCCGATGACTGATGTGAGCACCAACAAACCGCCGGTCGACGTCGCCGTCGGCATCCTGATGCGCCCCGACGGCGACGTGCTGCTCGGCCAGCGCCCCGACGGCAAGCCGTATGCGGGCTACTGGGAATTCCCGGGCGGGAAAGTCGAAGCCGGCGAAGACATCTTCGTGGCCCTGCAGCGCGAGTTCATGGAAGAACTCGGGGTGCAGGTGGTCAGCGGCGAAGCCTGGTGCTGCGTCGAGCACGTGTACGAGCACGCCCACGTGCGCCTGTATTTCTACATCTGCCGCGAGTGGCAGGGAGAGCCGCAAAGCCTGGAAGGCCAGGCATTTGCATGGCAGGGCGCCTTCGGTGTCAGCCCGCTGCTGCCGGCCACCATCCCGCTGCTCGAATGGCTCGACCGGGTGCGGTATCCGGATCAATCTTAAGGAACAAGCGTGAAAGTCATCATCCTCGGCAGTGGCGTCATCGGAACCGCATCGGCGTATTTCCTGGCCCAGGCCGGGCATGACGTCACCGTGATCGACCGCCAGCCCGGCGCCGGGATGGAGACCAGCTTCGGCAATGCGGGCGAGATCTCGCCCGGCTATGCCACGCCGTGGGCCGGGCCGGGCGTGCCCATGAAAGCCGTCAAATGGCTGGCGATGCAGCACAGCCCCCTCGTCATCCGCCCGAAACTCGATCCGCAGCAGTGGCGCTGGATCCTGCAGATGCTGGCCAACTGCAATACCCGCAGCTATCAGGTCAACAAGGGCCGCATGGTGCGCCTGGCCGAATACAGCCGCGACGTGCTGGTGCAACTGCGGCGTGACACCGGCATCAGTTACGACGAGCGCAGCCAGGGTACGCTGCAGCTGTTCCGCACCCAGAAGCAGCTCGACGGCGCGCACACCGACACCGAGGTGCTGGAGCGCTCGGGCGTGCCCTACAAGCTGCTAGATCCACAGGGCTGCACGCAGTACGAGCCGGCGCTGGCGCGCGTGCCGGGCCGGTACCTGGGCGGCCTGCTGCTGCCCAACGACGAGACAGGCGACTGCTTCAAGTTCACCCAGGCGCTGGCCGAACTGGCCAAGGGCCTGGGCGTCAAGTTTCGGCACGAGGTGAAGATCGAGCGCCTGAACGTCGAGGGCGACCGTGTCGTCGGCGTCGTGACAAACAAGGGCGAGCTCAAGTCGGACACCTTCGTGCTGGCGCTGGGCAGCTATTCGCCGCTGCTGCTCAGGCAGATCGGCATCCACATCCCGGTCTATCCGGTGAAAGGGTATTCGATCACGGTGCCGATCACCGACCCGTCGGGCGCGCCGGAATCGACCGTGATGGACGAGACGTATAAAGTCGCGATCACGCGCCTGGGCGACCGCATCCGCGTCGGCGGCACGGCGGAACTGAGTGGCTACGACCTGCGCCTGCACCAGGCGCGGCGCGACACGCTCGAACACTCGGTGACCAATCTGTTCCCGGAAGGCGGCGACGTGCGCCAGGCTTCGTTCTGGTGCGGCCTGCGGCCGATGACGCCGGACGGCACGCCGGTGATCGGACCGACGCCGTACCGCAACCTGTTCCTGAATACGGGCCATGGCACGCTGGGTTGGACCATGTCGTGCGGGTCGGGGCGGGTGCTGGCGGATCTGCTGTCGGGGAAACAGCCCGAGATCGGGCTGGAGGGCTTGTTCATGGACCGTTATGGTCGGCGTAACAGGCCGGTAGTGGTGCCGGAGGGGATCAGCCGTTAGCATCTCGTCGTTACCTCCACTGGAGGTAACGACTTCCCGCGGAGGCGGGAACCCAAGGTTGCCAGAGTCGTCACCGGCGGATGCACTTGTGGCTGCGGTGCCGACTTGGGTTCCCGCCTGCGCGGGAACGACGTGCTGGCAGCAGCGTGTTCCACGAGCAGCGCCGGGACGCATCAACGCTCGTTCGGCGCCTCGTCCAATGGATCCGCCGGTGCGGCGCCCGGAATGGTGTACTTCTCCTCGGCCCAGGCGCCCAGGTCGATCTTCTTGCAGCGTTCGGAGCAGAACGGGCGAAACTTGTTCGCCTCGGTCCACTCGACTTGCTTGCTGCAGGTAGGGCAGGCTACAACGGTCATCGATACTACCAATCAAAAATCAGAAATTGCAGAGTGTCAGGTCGAACGGCACGTCTTCTTCCAGCGGCTTCGGCTTGCAATCGCCGTCCTGGCTGGTAAAGCGCACCCACAGCATGTACTTGTTGGCCGAGATCTCGGGGATCGCCCCCGCCGATTCGTCCAGGGTCAGGCGCAGCATCTGGTAGATTTTACCCTGTAACATCTGCTGGTAGCTGCCCGCCACGGCGATCATCTTGACCGGCACGCCCGAGTTGCGCAGCAGGCGCAGCACCAGGGCAAGCGCGTCCAGCAGCGGGGCGAGCGGGCCGAACCAGCCCATGATGTCGGCATGGCGCTGCTCGGCCGGGCGCTTTTGCCAGGCGTAATAGGACGGCAGGTCAAATTCGCAGGCGCCGCCCGGGATGATGGTGCGGCCGCGGATGCTCATCAGCCATTCGTTCTCGCGCACGTTCTGGCCGGTCTTGCCCTGGCTTGCCACCAGGGCGCTGCTGGCCACGTCCAGTTCGGCCAGCACGGCATCCAGGGTATCGGTGGCCACCGCAGGATTGCTGCGATACAGCAGCAGCGACTGTTTTTGACGCTCGAGTTCCTGCAGCAGGTCGGACTTCAAATCGGCGCGGCCGGCTACTTCCAGCATGTCGAAGATCGTCGCGAGGGCGACGTGGTGCTGCATCGGGTGTTCCTGGTGCACAAAGAACTTGAACTTCTCGTACAGGTCTTCCAGCCGCAACAACGTGCGAATCCTCTCGTTGAAAGGGTATTCGTAGACGATCAAAATGACATTCCTCTGAATGTAGGCTGGCAAGCAAATTGTGATTCTGAACCATGCAGAGCAAAATTACAAACACTGCATCAATCTTGTTACGAACTTAATTCAAGATACCGCTTATGCAAGCGTGTTACCTGGGGCAGCAGGGCGTCCAGGCCATCGTCGTTGTCGATCACGTCGTCGGCCGCCGCCAGGCGCTGCGCCCGCGTGACCTGGGTCGCCATGATTGCCCGTACCTCATCCGGGCCCAGCGCGCTGCGCTGCATGACGCGCGCCACCTGCGTGTCTTCCGAACAGTCGACGGCCAGCACGCGCGATACCCGCTCGCGCCAGCTGCCCGATTCGATCAGCAGCGGCACCGCGAAGATGACATAGGGGCCAGTCGCGATGGCCGCCGCCGCGGCGGTGGCGTCGCGGATGCGCGGATGCAGGATCGCTTCCAGCCGGCCGCGTGCGCCGGCATCCGAAAACACCAGGCTGCGCATGCGCGCGCGGTCCAGCGCACCCTCGGGTGTGGCGAAGTCGGGCC
This portion of the Telluria beijingensis genome encodes:
- the secA gene encoding preprotein translocase subunit SecA — its product is MSFLTQIFGSRNSRLLKQYQKTVRQINALEPQMEKLSDAELQAKTPEFKDRLAKGQTLDDILPEAFAVCREAAKRVLKMRHFDVQLIGGMVLHQGKIAEMGTGEGKTLMATLPVYLNGLSGKGVHVITVNDYLAQRDADQMGQLYGWLGLTTGVNLSQLDHDSKQKAYGSDITYGTNNEFGFDYLRDNMVYDARERVQRGLNFSVVDEVDSILIDEARTPLIISGQAENHTDLYHRLNELPPKLVQQIGEETPDGKGKIEVPGDYLKDEKAHTVLLTESGHEHAEAILTEMGLLPEGASLYDAANITLIHHLYAALRAHVLYHKDQHYVVQNNEVVIVDEFTGRLMTGRRWSDGLHQAVEAKEGVRIQNENQTLASITFQNYFRMYAKLAGMTGTADTEAFEFQEIYSLETVVVPPNRPSQRKDRQDQVYKTSEEKYNAMLNDIRDCYERGQPVLVGTTSIENSEMLSGILTKAGLQHNVLNAKQHAREAEIIAQAGRPKMITIATNMAGRGTDIVLGGNVGKQIQLIEADANLSPEQKATQSQKLRDEWQSLHDHVVNAGGLHIIGTERHESRRVDNQLRGRSGRQGDPGSSRFYLCLDDALLRIFAGDRVRAIMDRLKMPEGEPIEAGIVSRSIESAQRKVEARNFDIRKQLLEYDDVANDQRKVIYTQRNELLESTDISEMINSLRVGVFTDLVRDYVPAESVEEQWDVKTLETTLASEWSLDVPLQQMLQDEPNLNDDDILERVLAAADASYGAKVGVVGKESFGGFERNVMLQSVDTHWREHLAALDHLRQGIHLRGYAQKNPKQEYKREAFQLFSNMLDLIKNEVIRTVMTVRIQSREEVEAAEAAMAAQAAQLENVNYQHADFNPSAAPEELLNPNPNRSGDGEAVSAEDHNSYMGVKVGRNDPCPCGSGKKFKQCHGKLA
- the argJ gene encoding bifunctional glutamate N-acetyltransferase/amino-acid acetyltransferase ArgJ; this translates as MAVNSPLPVAADLKPVNGVEIGFAEAGIKKPNRKDILIMKLAEGATVSGVFTLNRFCAAPVQVSKANLDAVKNGAAPIRALVVNTGNANAGTGEQGLANAQATCLEVAKLLGLEAGQVLPFSTGVILEQLPMQKLLAGLPAAATSLKADNWFNAAEAIMTTDTQPKAASRTVTIGGQEVTMTGISKGAGMIKPNMATMLGYLAIDAKVAQPVLDELVQHAADHSFNAITIDGDTSTNDSFIVIATGTGGLNVDSASGADYEALKEAVTDISRNLAQQIIRDGEGATKFMTITVDEGRDVAECRKIAYAIAHSPLVKTAFFASDPNLGRILAAVGYAGVDDLDVTKLDLYLDDVWVAKAGGRNPDYKEEDGQRVMKQSEITVRVKLARGDATATVWTCDLSHDYVSINADYRS
- a CDS encoding ATP-binding protein — encoded protein: MTPLDQFLRRAEGLLERLEAVLPPATAREPDWKRSFAFRWRRRPNGGGNYLQPVLHASTIALDDLHHVEAQKRQIEQNTRQFVAHRPANNVLLTGARGTGKSSLIKACLNAFAGQGLRLIEVDKADLADLPDIIDLVAGRPERFVVFCDDLSFEEGEAGYKALKVALDGSITAQSDNVLIYATSNRRHLMPEKMSDNASYRHGEDGDLHPGETVEEKISLSERFGLWLSFYPFRQDDYLAIVGHWLASFGCTGQQIAAARPEALQWALQRGSRSGRVAWQFAKDYAGKLPDETADD
- a CDS encoding NUDIX domain-containing protein, with the translated sequence MTDVSTNKPPVDVAVGILMRPDGDVLLGQRPDGKPYAGYWEFPGGKVEAGEDIFVALQREFMEELGVQVVSGEAWCCVEHVYEHAHVRLYFYICREWQGEPQSLEGQAFAWQGAFGVSPLLPATIPLLEWLDRVRYPDQS
- a CDS encoding D-amino acid dehydrogenase, which encodes MKVIILGSGVIGTASAYFLAQAGHDVTVIDRQPGAGMETSFGNAGEISPGYATPWAGPGVPMKAVKWLAMQHSPLVIRPKLDPQQWRWILQMLANCNTRSYQVNKGRMVRLAEYSRDVLVQLRRDTGISYDERSQGTLQLFRTQKQLDGAHTDTEVLERSGVPYKLLDPQGCTQYEPALARVPGRYLGGLLLPNDETGDCFKFTQALAELAKGLGVKFRHEVKIERLNVEGDRVVGVVTNKGELKSDTFVLALGSYSPLLLRQIGIHIPVYPVKGYSITVPITDPSGAPESTVMDETYKVAITRLGDRIRVGGTAELSGYDLRLHQARRDTLEHSVTNLFPEGGDVRQASFWCGLRPMTPDGTPVIGPTPYRNLFLNTGHGTLGWTMSCGSGRVLADLLSGKQPEIGLEGLFMDRYGRRNRPVVVPEGISR
- the yacG gene encoding DNA gyrase inhibitor YacG, with protein sequence MTVVACPTCSKQVEWTEANKFRPFCSERCKKIDLGAWAEEKYTIPGAAPADPLDEAPNER
- the zapD gene encoding cell division protein ZapD, encoding MIVYEYPFNERIRTLLRLEDLYEKFKFFVHQEHPMQHHVALATIFDMLEVAGRADLKSDLLQELERQKQSLLLYRSNPAVATDTLDAVLAELDVASSALVASQGKTGQNVRENEWLMSIRGRTIIPGGACEFDLPSYYAWQKRPAEQRHADIMGWFGPLAPLLDALALVLRLLRNSGVPVKMIAVAGSYQQMLQGKIYQMLRLTLDESAGAIPEISANKYMLWVRFTSQDGDCKPKPLEEDVPFDLTLCNF
- the coaE gene encoding dephospho-CoA kinase (Dephospho-CoA kinase (CoaE) performs the final step in coenzyme A biosynthesis.), with the protein product MSGKLAFSVGLTGGIGCGKSTVAELFAALGASIVDTDAIAHALTAPHGAAMPAIVAEFGPDFATPEGALDRARMRSLVFSDAGARGRLEAILHPRIRDATAAAAAIATGPYVIFAVPLLIESGSWRERVSRVLAVDCSEDTQVARVMQRSALGPDEVRAIMATQVTRAQRLAAADDVIDNDDGLDALLPQVTRLHKRYLELSS